In Palaemon carinicauda isolate YSFRI2023 chromosome 38, ASM3689809v2, whole genome shotgun sequence, a single window of DNA contains:
- the LOC137630346 gene encoding aspartic and glutamic acid-rich protein-like, whose translation MEAMKKALEEDEFLPAEGVFQEELEEDEFLAAEGVFPEELEEDEFLPAEGVFPEELEEDEFLPAEGVFPEELEEDEFLPAEGVFPEELEEDEFLAAEGVFPEELEEDEFLPAEGVFPEELEEDEFLPAEETFQDEVEDEIGLSAEGVFQDALKDLIDLPAGVLQDELEEDIDLPTEGVFQEELEYGEFLPAEETFPDELEDEIDLPVEEQLNEPGLSQRGEEEDVEKEKEEKEKEKEEEEKEKRTVTASDSWH comes from the exons atggaggcaatgaagaaagcg ctggaagaagatgaatttcttccagctgaaggagtgttccaagaagagctggaggAAGATGAATTTCTtgcagctgaaggagtgttccctGAAGAGCTGGAAGaagatgaatttcttccagctgaaggagtgttccccgaagagctggaagaagatgaatttcttccagctgaaggagtgttccccgaagagctggaagaagatgaatttcttccagctgaaggagtgttccccgaagagctggaagaagATGAATTTCTtgcagctgaaggagtgttccctGAAGAGCTGGAAGaagatgaatttcttccagctgaaggagtgttccccgaagagctggaagaagatgaatttcttccagctgaagaaactttccaggatgaagtggaagatgaaatcggtctttctgctgaaggagtgttccaagatgcactgaAAGATttaattgatcttcctgctggagtgctccaggatgaactggaagaggatatCGATCTTCCAACAGAAGGAGTGTTTCAAGAAGAGCTGGaatatggtgaatttcttccagctgaagaaactttcccggatgaactggaagatgaaatcgatcttccagtggaagaacagctGAATGAGCCGGGTCTTTctcaaagaggagaagaagaggatgtagagaaagagaaggaggagaaggagaaggagaaggaggaagaagaaaaa gaaaagcgaACTGTCACAGCTTCAGACTCCTGGCATTGa